A single region of the Streptomyces caelestis genome encodes:
- the ngcE gene encoding N-acetylglucosamine/diacetylchitobiose ABC transporter substrate-binding protein, protein MGSTSAENHGTEGVGRRDLIKRSAALGLISVPTMSFLSACASSGGGDNGDKAKAGKKTAKNPLGVNDTAGMEFVLFDGGFGKEYAEDAVKIYEKNFSKAKVKFSATQKIQSTLQPRFNQGTPPDLIDNSGAEQMDMGVLVGKNQLTDLTPLLDAPSYDAPDKKVRDTLRPGIVEMGQFDGEKVWILYYAYTVYGVWYSQKALDSLDEQYPETWDQMLAVCEKAKKKGMAGWTYAGKYPYYLPFSLYPMIGKVGGREVLDAIDNLEPNAWKHPAVKACFDAYYELYKKGYILKGTPGLDHIQSQTAWAQGKALFIPNGSWVENESANVIPKDFDLAVSAPTGLDSSDKMPFGTIWASGGEPFIVPAKAKNAEGGMEQLRIMLSEASSKNFTGKVKSLTAYNGGTDGIALTPGLKSGVAALDKAGENVVNPRIQDWYVQLQKEKIGVSGLGEMMAGRLTPAEAVKRIQGYADEAAKDDSIKHYKHQ, encoded by the coding sequence ATGGGATCCACTTCCGCCGAGAACCACGGCACCGAGGGTGTCGGCCGCCGTGATCTGATCAAAAGATCCGCCGCGCTCGGGCTGATCTCCGTTCCCACGATGAGCTTCCTGTCCGCCTGCGCCAGCAGCGGCGGCGGCGACAACGGTGACAAGGCCAAGGCCGGCAAGAAGACCGCGAAGAACCCGCTCGGCGTCAACGACACCGCGGGCATGGAATTCGTCCTGTTCGACGGCGGTTTCGGCAAGGAGTACGCCGAGGACGCCGTGAAGATCTACGAGAAGAACTTCTCCAAGGCGAAGGTGAAGTTCTCCGCCACCCAGAAGATCCAGTCCACCCTGCAGCCCCGTTTCAACCAGGGCACCCCGCCGGACCTCATCGACAACTCCGGCGCCGAGCAGATGGACATGGGCGTCCTGGTCGGCAAGAACCAGCTCACCGACCTCACCCCGCTGCTGGACGCGCCCTCCTACGACGCCCCGGACAAGAAGGTCCGCGACACGCTGCGCCCCGGCATCGTCGAGATGGGCCAGTTCGACGGCGAGAAGGTCTGGATCCTCTACTACGCCTACACGGTCTACGGCGTCTGGTACTCGCAGAAGGCCCTCGACTCGCTCGACGAGCAGTACCCCGAGACGTGGGACCAGATGCTCGCGGTCTGCGAGAAGGCCAAGAAGAAGGGCATGGCGGGCTGGACGTACGCGGGCAAATACCCGTACTACCTCCCCTTCTCGCTCTACCCGATGATCGGCAAGGTCGGCGGCCGCGAGGTTCTGGACGCCATCGACAACCTGGAGCCGAACGCCTGGAAGCACCCGGCCGTCAAGGCCTGCTTCGACGCGTACTACGAGCTCTACAAGAAGGGCTACATCCTCAAGGGCACCCCGGGCCTGGACCACATCCAGTCGCAGACCGCCTGGGCCCAGGGCAAGGCGCTGTTCATCCCGAACGGCTCCTGGGTGGAGAACGAGTCGGCGAACGTCATCCCGAAGGACTTCGACCTGGCCGTCTCGGCGCCCACCGGCCTCGACTCCTCCGACAAGATGCCGTTCGGCACCATCTGGGCCTCCGGTGGCGAGCCCTTCATCGTCCCGGCCAAGGCGAAGAACGCCGAGGGCGGCATGGAGCAGTTGCGCATCATGCTCAGCGAGGCGTCGTCGAAGAACTTCACCGGCAAGGTGAAGTCGCTGACCGCGTACAACGGCGGCACCGACGGCATCGCCCTCACCCCGGGTCTGAAGTCCGGCGTCGCGGCGCTGGACAAGGCCGGGGAGAACGTGGTGAATCCCCGTATCCAGGACTGGTACGTGCAGTTGCAGAAGGAGAAGATCGGCGTGTCCGGCCTGGGCGAGATGATGGCCGGCCGTCTCACTCCGGCCGAGGCCGTCAAGAGGATCCAGGGCTACGCCGACGAGGCCGCCAAGGACGACTCGATCAAGCACTACAAACATCAGTAA
- a CDS encoding carbohydrate ABC transporter permease, translated as MQHGKYRFIVGFLALPLGLYALFVVWPFIQSIYYSFTDWTGLSPEFKMVGFDNYSRILDDEIFWKSLQHSLLFALLLPVVTISLALFFAFMINVGGRKRRNGPVVSGVRGSSFYKIVYFFPQVLSIAIVALLFAFAYNPDSGAINSILRGVGLDGVQPLWLGDPDLALWAVMAVLVWSTVGFFVVLFSAGMASIPAEMYEAALLDGAGRATTFFRITLPLLWDTVQSGWVYMGILALGAESFAVVQIMTTGPGGPDYSTTVMVLYVYQKAFRDGQAAYATTIGVALLVVTLAFAAVVMRLGRRERLEY; from the coding sequence ATGCAGCACGGCAAGTACCGGTTCATCGTGGGCTTCCTCGCGCTGCCCCTGGGACTGTACGCGCTCTTCGTGGTCTGGCCGTTCATCCAGTCCATCTACTACTCGTTCACGGACTGGACCGGCCTGAGCCCCGAATTCAAAATGGTCGGTTTCGACAACTACAGCCGGATACTCGACGACGAGATCTTCTGGAAGTCGTTGCAGCACAGCCTGCTGTTCGCGCTCCTGCTGCCGGTCGTGACGATCAGCCTGGCGCTGTTCTTCGCATTCATGATCAATGTGGGCGGAAGAAAGAGGAGGAACGGCCCGGTCGTCTCCGGTGTCCGCGGTTCCTCCTTCTACAAAATCGTCTACTTCTTCCCGCAGGTCCTCTCGATCGCCATCGTCGCGCTGCTGTTCGCGTTCGCGTACAACCCGGACAGCGGCGCGATCAACTCGATCCTGCGCGGGGTCGGGCTGGACGGCGTCCAGCCGCTGTGGCTGGGCGACCCCGACCTCGCGCTGTGGGCCGTGATGGCGGTGCTCGTCTGGTCCACGGTCGGCTTCTTCGTGGTCCTCTTCTCCGCCGGCATGGCCTCCATCCCGGCGGAGATGTACGAGGCCGCGCTGCTGGACGGGGCGGGCCGGGCCACGACGTTCTTCCGCATCACCCTGCCCCTGCTCTGGGACACCGTGCAGTCGGGCTGGGTCTACATGGGCATTCTCGCCCTGGGCGCCGAGTCGTTCGCGGTCGTGCAGATCATGACGACCGGGCCGGGCGGTCCCGACTACTCGACCACCGTCATGGTCCTGTACGTGTACCAGAAGGCGTTCCGTGACGGGCAGGCCGCCTACGCCACCACCATCGGTGTCGCCCTGCTCGTCGTCACGCTGGCCTTCGCCGCCGTGGTGATGCGGCTGGGCCGTCGCGAGCGGCTGGAGTACTGA
- a CDS encoding carbohydrate ABC transporter permease, with amino-acid sequence MKTTQTPAPVPAESGAPVTKADIPPGPPLREKKEGTVLNAFSHGILVLWAFMVVMPLLWAVMTSFKDDRSIFSSPWSLPDTLHFDNWSRAWTEANMSDYFLNTVLVVGGSLVGTLVLGSMAAYVLARFDFPGNRFIYYLFIGGMSFPIMLALVPLFYVVNNMGLLNTIHGLILVYIAYSLPFTVFFLTAFFRTLPTSVAEAAFVDGASHSRTFFQIMLPMAKPGLISVGIFNFLGQWNQYMLPTVLNTDPDKRVLTQGLVQLAVSQGYKGDWSGLFAGLVMAMLPVLAAYIIFQRQVVQGLTAGALK; translated from the coding sequence ATGAAGACGACACAGACCCCCGCGCCCGTGCCGGCCGAGTCCGGCGCGCCCGTCACCAAGGCCGACATCCCGCCGGGCCCGCCTTTGAGGGAGAAGAAGGAGGGCACGGTCCTCAACGCCTTCTCCCACGGCATCCTCGTCCTCTGGGCGTTCATGGTGGTGATGCCCCTGCTCTGGGCGGTCATGACGTCCTTCAAGGACGACCGCTCGATCTTCTCCTCTCCCTGGTCGCTGCCGGACACCCTGCACTTCGACAACTGGTCGCGGGCGTGGACCGAGGCCAACATGAGCGACTACTTCCTCAACACCGTCCTGGTGGTGGGCGGTTCGCTCGTCGGCACCCTCGTCCTCGGCTCGATGGCGGCCTACGTCCTGGCCCGCTTCGACTTCCCGGGCAACCGTTTCATCTACTACCTGTTCATCGGCGGCATGAGCTTCCCGATCATGCTGGCGCTGGTACCGCTGTTCTACGTCGTGAACAACATGGGCCTGCTGAACACCATCCACGGCCTGATCCTCGTCTACATCGCCTACTCGCTCCCCTTCACGGTGTTCTTCCTGACGGCGTTCTTCCGCACCCTGCCGACGTCGGTGGCGGAGGCGGCCTTCGTCGACGGTGCCTCGCACAGCCGTACGTTCTTCCAGATCATGCTGCCCATGGCCAAGCCGGGCCTGATCAGCGTCGGCATCTTCAACTTCCTGGGCCAGTGGAACCAGTACATGCTCCCCACGGTCCTCAACACCGACCCCGACAAGCGCGTCCTCACCCAGGGCCTCGTCCAGTTGGCGGTCAGCCAGGGCTACAAAGGCGACTGGTCGGGCCTCTTCGCGGGCCTGGTGATGGCCATGCTCCCGGTCCTGGCGGCGTACATCATCTTCCAGCGACAGGTGGTGCAGGGCCTGACGGCGGGCGCCCTGAAGTAG
- a CDS encoding ROK family transcriptional regulator, with product METPGSQSSLHRANLERVVRAVRLAGSLTQAEIARTTGLSAATVSNIVRELKDGGTVEVTPTSAGGRRARSVSLSGDAGIVIGVDFGHTHLRVAIGNLAHQVLAEESEPLDVDASSNQGFDRAEQLVTRLIEATGVDRTKIAGVGLGVPGPIDVESGTLGSTSILPGWTGTKPAEELRGRLGVPVHVDNDANLGALGEMVWGSGRGVRDLAYIKVASGVGAGLVINGKIYRGPGGTAGEIGHITLDESGPVCRCGNRGCLETFAAARYVLPLLQSSHGTDLTMEGVVRLARDGDPGCRRVIADVGRHIGSGVANLCNLLNPSRVVLGGDLAEAGELVLGPIRESVGRYAIPSAARQLSVLPGALGGRAEVLGALALALSEMGDSTLLDGTAVGALQAATPAFT from the coding sequence GTGGAGACTCCGGGGTCGCAGTCATCGCTGCACCGAGCCAACCTGGAGCGGGTCGTACGAGCCGTGCGCCTGGCGGGCTCCCTCACCCAGGCCGAGATCGCCCGGACGACGGGCCTGTCCGCGGCGACGGTGTCCAACATCGTCCGGGAGTTGAAGGACGGTGGCACGGTCGAGGTCACACCGACCTCGGCGGGCGGCCGCAGGGCCCGCAGCGTGTCACTCAGCGGTGACGCCGGCATCGTCATAGGGGTCGACTTCGGCCACACCCACCTCCGCGTCGCCATCGGCAACCTCGCCCACCAGGTCCTCGCCGAGGAGTCCGAGCCCCTCGACGTCGACGCCTCGTCGAACCAGGGCTTCGACCGGGCGGAACAGCTGGTCACCCGCCTGATCGAGGCCACCGGGGTCGACCGTACCAAGATCGCCGGCGTCGGCCTCGGCGTGCCCGGCCCGATCGACGTGGAGTCCGGCACCCTCGGCTCGACCTCGATCCTCCCCGGCTGGACCGGCACCAAGCCCGCCGAGGAGCTCCGCGGCCGCCTCGGCGTCCCCGTGCACGTGGACAACGACGCCAACCTCGGAGCCCTCGGCGAAATGGTCTGGGGCAGCGGCCGCGGCGTGCGCGACCTGGCGTACATCAAGGTCGCCAGCGGCGTCGGTGCGGGCTTGGTGATCAACGGCAAGATCTACCGCGGTCCGGGCGGTACCGCCGGAGAAATCGGACATATTACACTCGACGAATCCGGCCCCGTGTGCCGCTGCGGAAACCGCGGCTGCCTGGAGACCTTCGCGGCCGCGCGCTACGTGCTCCCGCTCCTCCAGTCCAGCCACGGCACCGACCTGACGATGGAAGGCGTCGTACGGCTCGCGCGGGACGGAGACCCGGGCTGCCGTCGGGTGATCGCCGACGTCGGCCGCCACATCGGCAGTGGAGTCGCCAATCTCTGCAACCTGCTGAACCCGAGCCGTGTGGTCCTCGGCGGTGATCTCGCCGAGGCCGGTGAACTGGTACTCGGACCGATCCGGGAGTCCGTCGGCCGCTACGCCATCCCCAGCGCGGCACGCCAGCTTTCCGTTCTCCCCGGGGCGCTCGGCGGCCGTGCGGAGGTGCTCGGAGCGCTCGCGCTGGCCCTCAGCGAGATGGGCGATTCAACACTTTTGGACGGCACTGCCGTTGGGGCGCTCCAGGCGGCAACCCCTGCCTTCACTTAG
- a CDS encoding ABC transporter substrate-binding protein, with translation MRRAAVAIAAGAMAVSLAACGSAKESGGNADSTGSAKKGDDIKVGLLLPENATARYEKFDRVLIEKKVKELTNGKGEVVYANAKQDASTQNQQVDTMVTNKVDVLIVDAVDSKAIAGSVKKAKDANIPVVAYDRLAEGPIDAYTSFDNETVGKTQGEALLKALGDKAKDGQIVMMNGSSTDPNAAQFKKGAHSVLDGKVKIGREYDTKEWKPENANSNMEGAISALGKDKIVGVYSANDGMAGGIITALKAAGIADIPVTGQDAELAGVQRIITGEQYMSVYKPYPQEANVAAEMAVALAQGKSLDSIAKDKVDSPTTKAIPSVLVPVVSLTKDNIKDTVIKDGIYTVSEICSGKYKAACDKIGLE, from the coding sequence ATGCGTCGCGCCGCCGTTGCGATTGCCGCCGGTGCGATGGCTGTTTCGCTTGCTGCCTGTGGCAGCGCCAAGGAGTCCGGCGGCAACGCCGACTCCACCGGGTCCGCGAAGAAGGGCGACGACATCAAGGTCGGCCTGCTCCTTCCGGAGAACGCGACCGCGCGCTACGAGAAGTTCGACCGGGTGCTCATCGAGAAGAAGGTCAAGGAACTCACCAACGGCAAGGGCGAGGTCGTCTACGCCAACGCCAAGCAGGACGCCAGCACCCAGAACCAGCAGGTCGACACGATGGTGACCAACAAGGTCGACGTGCTGATCGTGGACGCCGTGGACTCCAAGGCCATTGCCGGCTCGGTGAAGAAGGCCAAGGACGCGAACATCCCCGTCGTCGCCTACGACCGCCTGGCCGAGGGCCCGATCGACGCCTACACCTCGTTCGACAACGAGACCGTCGGCAAGACCCAGGGCGAGGCCCTGCTGAAGGCCCTGGGCGACAAGGCCAAGGACGGCCAGATCGTCATGATGAACGGGTCCTCCACCGACCCGAACGCCGCCCAGTTCAAGAAGGGCGCGCACTCCGTGCTCGACGGCAAGGTGAAGATCGGCCGCGAGTACGACACCAAGGAGTGGAAGCCGGAGAACGCCAACTCCAACATGGAGGGCGCCATCTCCGCCCTCGGCAAGGACAAGATCGTCGGCGTCTACTCCGCCAACGACGGCATGGCGGGCGGCATCATCACGGCCCTGAAGGCGGCCGGCATCGCCGACATCCCCGTCACCGGCCAGGACGCCGAACTCGCGGGCGTGCAGCGCATCATCACCGGTGAGCAGTACATGAGCGTCTACAAGCCCTACCCGCAGGAGGCGAACGTCGCGGCCGAGATGGCCGTCGCTCTCGCCCAGGGCAAGTCGCTCGACTCGATCGCCAAGGACAAGGTCGACAGCCCGACCACCAAGGCCATCCCCTCCGTCCTGGTCCCGGTCGTCTCGCTGACCAAGGACAACATCAAGGACACCGTCATCAAGGACGGCATCTACACCGTGAGCGAGATCTGCTCCGGCAAGTACAAGGCCGCCTGCGACAAGATCGGCCTCGAGTAG
- a CDS encoding ATP-binding cassette domain-containing protein: MVHVSATPVLALRGVSKRFGAVQALTDVELEVHAGEVVALVGDNGAGKSTLVKTIAGVHPIDEGVIEWDGRSVQINKPHDAQNLGIATVYQDLALCDNIDVVGNLYLGREIRKRGVLDEVEMERRSRELLDTLSIRIPSVRIPIASLSGGQRQTVAIARSMLGEPKLVILDEPTAALGVEQTAQVLDLVERLRERGHAVILISHNMADVKAVADKVAVLRLGRNNGIFEVKSTSQEEIISAITGATDNAVTRRAARTNGEVSK, encoded by the coding sequence ATGGTTCACGTGTCCGCTACGCCCGTGCTGGCGTTGCGCGGGGTCTCCAAGCGGTTCGGTGCCGTACAGGCGCTCACCGACGTAGAGCTTGAGGTCCACGCCGGTGAAGTGGTCGCCCTGGTCGGCGACAACGGAGCCGGAAAGTCCACGCTGGTCAAGACGATCGCCGGCGTGCACCCCATCGATGAGGGCGTCATCGAATGGGACGGCAGGTCCGTCCAGATCAACAAACCGCACGACGCCCAGAACCTGGGCATCGCGACCGTCTACCAGGACCTCGCGCTGTGCGACAACATCGACGTCGTCGGCAACCTCTACCTGGGCCGGGAGATCCGCAAGCGCGGTGTCCTGGACGAGGTGGAGATGGAGCGCCGCTCCCGCGAGCTGCTCGACACGCTGTCGATCCGCATCCCCAGCGTCCGCATCCCGATCGCCTCGCTCTCCGGCGGCCAGCGCCAGACCGTGGCCATCGCCCGGTCCATGCTCGGGGAGCCCAAGCTGGTCATCCTCGACGAGCCCACCGCCGCCCTCGGCGTCGAGCAGACCGCGCAGGTTCTCGACCTGGTCGAGCGGCTGCGCGAGCGCGGCCACGCCGTGATCCTCATCAGCCACAACATGGCCGATGTGAAGGCCGTGGCGGACAAGGTCGCCGTGCTGCGCCTCGGGCGTAACAACGGCATCTTCGAGGTCAAGTCGACCTCGCAGGAAGAGATCATCTCCGCCATCACCGGCGCCACCGACAACGCCGTGACCCGCCGTGCGGCGCGCACGAACGGGGAGGTTTCCAAGTGA
- a CDS encoding sugar ABC transporter permease, with translation MSIDKTSAAPEDHVVENPEAAKAAVTVVDPRLLVREQGLAGYVTEFKRKMKSGDLGSIPVVIGLAIIWLIFTSLNSNFLTAGNLSDMSVAMVGTGMIAVGIVFVLLLGEIDLSVGSVSGVAGASFAVLNVTNGMNEWLAFLLAIVTGTVAGALHGFFFAKIGVPAFAVTLAGLLFWNGFMLQILGDNGTINLDPDGVVAQLTSYYFSDVAAAYGLAAVVTAGFFLSSFLGNRRREAAGVPSRPLSETIVRTVLLAIVAFTVAIVFNQYKGLPLAVVIFIVVLLVTDFVLRRTAYGRKVFALGGSVEASRRAGINVEMVRISVFAISGTFAAVGGLFIASKIAAANQGAGGGDLLMNAIAAAVIGGTSLFGGRGRTWNALLGVLVIVSIQYGLALEGIASPVQYMITGGVLLATVVIDAVTRKTQKTAGRA, from the coding sequence GTGAGCATCGACAAGACCTCCGCGGCTCCCGAAGACCACGTCGTGGAGAACCCCGAGGCGGCCAAGGCCGCCGTCACGGTCGTCGACCCCCGGCTGCTGGTGCGCGAGCAGGGCCTCGCGGGCTACGTCACCGAGTTCAAGCGGAAGATGAAGTCCGGCGACCTGGGCTCCATCCCGGTCGTCATCGGCCTGGCGATCATCTGGCTCATCTTCACGAGCCTGAACTCCAACTTCCTCACCGCGGGCAACCTGTCCGACATGTCCGTCGCCATGGTCGGCACGGGCATGATCGCCGTCGGCATCGTGTTCGTGCTGCTGCTGGGCGAGATCGACCTGTCGGTCGGCTCGGTCAGCGGTGTCGCGGGTGCGAGCTTCGCCGTGCTGAACGTCACCAACGGCATGAACGAGTGGCTCGCCTTCCTGCTGGCCATCGTCACCGGCACGGTCGCCGGCGCGCTGCACGGCTTCTTCTTCGCGAAGATCGGTGTCCCCGCGTTCGCCGTCACCCTGGCCGGACTGCTGTTCTGGAACGGCTTCATGCTCCAGATCCTGGGCGACAACGGCACGATCAACCTCGACCCGGACGGGGTCGTGGCCCAGCTGACCAGCTACTACTTCTCCGACGTGGCCGCCGCCTACGGCCTGGCCGCCGTGGTGACCGCCGGGTTCTTCCTCAGCTCCTTCCTCGGCAACCGGCGCCGGGAGGCCGCGGGGGTGCCGTCGCGGCCGCTGAGCGAGACCATCGTGCGGACGGTGCTGCTGGCGATCGTCGCGTTCACCGTCGCCATCGTCTTCAACCAGTACAAGGGCCTGCCGCTGGCCGTGGTGATCTTCATCGTGGTGCTGCTGGTCACGGACTTCGTGCTGCGTCGCACGGCGTACGGACGGAAGGTGTTCGCGCTCGGCGGCAGCGTCGAGGCGTCGCGCCGGGCCGGCATCAACGTGGAGATGGTCCGGATCTCGGTGTTCGCGATCTCCGGGACCTTCGCCGCGGTGGGTGGTCTGTTCATCGCCTCGAAGATCGCGGCGGCCAACCAGGGCGCCGGTGGCGGCGACCTGCTGATGAACGCGATCGCGGCCGCGGTGATCGGCGGCACGTCGCTGTTCGGCGGTCGTGGGCGCACGTGGAACGCGCTGCTGGGCGTGCTGGTGATCGTGTCGATCCAGTACGGGCTGGCGCTGGAGGGCATCGCTTCTCCGGTCCAGTACATGATCACCGGTGGTGTGCTGTTGGCCACGGTCGTGATCGACGCGGTGACGCGTAAGACGCAGAAGACCGCGGGTCGCGCGTAG
- the dxs gene encoding 1-deoxy-D-xylulose-5-phosphate synthase, giving the protein MPLLTRIRGPRDLDRLSLEELNQLAEEIRTFLVEAVSKTGGHLGPNLGVVELTIALHRVFDSPKDKVLWDTGHQSYVHKLLTGRQDFSRLKMKGGLSGYPSQAESEHDVIENSHASTVLGWADGIAKANELLERDSHVVAVIGDGALTGGMAWEALNNIADAKDRPLVIVVNDNERSYAPTIGGLANHLATLRTTDGYERFLARTKEVLERTPVVGRPLYGTLHGAKKGLKDFIAPQGMFEDLGLKYVGPIDGHDLEALESALARAKRFGGPVIVHCLTEKGRGYQPALQDEADRFHAVGKIHPDTGLPIASSGADWTSVFGEEMVKLGEEREDIVAITAAMLQPVGLDKFAKRFPERVYDVGIAEQHGAVSAAGLATGGVHPVFAVYATFLNRAFDQVLMDVALHKCGVTFVLDRAGVTGTDGASHNGMWDMSILQVVPGLRLAAPRDADQVRAQLREAVAVDDAPTVVRFSKGAVGPAVPAVGRVGGMDVLREPGTDRPDVLLVSVGALAPMCLEIAGLLDKQGISATVVDPRWVKPVDEAMAPLAEQHRVVVTVEDNSRVGGVGSAIAQALRDAGVDVPLRDFGIPPRFLDHASRAEVMAEIGLTAPDIARQVTGLVAKLDGLPHSRLRSSGGTPTERSAADAVDSVEPARD; this is encoded by the coding sequence GTGCCGCTGCTGACCCGTATCAGGGGACCGCGCGATCTGGACCGGCTCAGCCTGGAGGAGTTGAACCAGCTGGCGGAGGAGATCCGGACCTTCCTTGTCGAAGCGGTCTCCAAGACCGGCGGTCACCTCGGCCCCAATCTCGGCGTGGTGGAACTCACCATCGCCCTGCACCGGGTCTTCGACTCGCCCAAGGACAAGGTGCTCTGGGACACCGGTCACCAGTCCTACGTGCACAAACTGCTCACCGGCCGCCAGGACTTCTCCCGGCTGAAGATGAAGGGCGGCCTGTCCGGCTACCCCTCGCAGGCCGAGTCCGAGCACGACGTCATCGAGAACTCGCACGCCTCGACCGTCCTCGGCTGGGCCGACGGCATCGCCAAGGCCAACGAGCTGCTCGAGCGCGACAGTCACGTCGTCGCCGTGATCGGTGACGGCGCGCTGACCGGCGGCATGGCCTGGGAGGCGCTGAACAACATCGCCGACGCCAAGGACCGTCCGCTCGTCATCGTCGTCAACGACAACGAGCGCTCCTACGCCCCGACCATCGGCGGCCTCGCCAACCACCTGGCGACCCTGCGGACGACGGACGGCTACGAGCGGTTCCTCGCCCGCACGAAGGAGGTGCTGGAGCGCACCCCCGTCGTCGGGCGGCCGCTCTACGGCACCCTGCACGGCGCCAAGAAGGGCCTGAAGGACTTCATCGCCCCGCAGGGCATGTTCGAGGACCTCGGCCTGAAGTACGTCGGCCCCATCGACGGACACGACCTGGAGGCCCTGGAGTCCGCGCTCGCCCGGGCCAAGCGGTTCGGCGGGCCGGTCATCGTGCACTGCCTCACCGAGAAGGGCCGCGGCTACCAGCCCGCCCTCCAGGACGAGGCCGACCGCTTCCACGCCGTCGGCAAGATCCACCCCGACACGGGCCTGCCCATCGCCTCCTCCGGCGCCGACTGGACGTCCGTGTTCGGCGAGGAGATGGTCAAGCTGGGTGAGGAGCGCGAGGACATCGTCGCCATCACCGCCGCCATGCTCCAGCCGGTGGGCCTGGACAAGTTCGCCAAGCGCTTCCCCGAACGGGTCTACGACGTCGGCATCGCCGAGCAGCACGGCGCCGTGTCCGCGGCGGGCCTGGCGACGGGCGGCGTGCACCCGGTGTTCGCGGTGTACGCCACCTTCCTCAACCGCGCCTTCGACCAGGTGCTGATGGACGTGGCCCTGCACAAGTGCGGAGTGACCTTCGTGCTGGACCGGGCCGGTGTCACCGGCACCGACGGGGCGTCCCACAACGGCATGTGGGACATGTCGATCCTGCAGGTCGTGCCGGGGCTGCGGCTGGCCGCGCCGCGTGACGCCGACCAGGTCCGCGCACAGCTGCGCGAGGCCGTCGCGGTCGACGACGCGCCGACCGTGGTCCGCTTCTCCAAGGGCGCCGTCGGTCCCGCCGTTCCCGCCGTGGGCCGGGTCGGCGGCATGGACGTGCTGCGCGAGCCCGGTACCGACCGGCCCGACGTGCTGCTGGTCTCCGTCGGTGCCCTCGCGCCGATGTGCCTGGAGATCGCCGGCCTGCTCGACAAGCAGGGCATCTCCGCCACCGTCGTCGACCCGCGCTGGGTCAAACCCGTCGACGAGGCCATGGCGCCGCTCGCCGAGCAGCACCGCGTGGTCGTCACCGTGGAGGACAACAGCCGGGTCGGCGGTGTGGGTTCCGCCATCGCCCAGGCGCTGCGCGACGCGGGCGTCGACGTGCCGCTGCGCGACTTCGGCATCCCGCCGCGCTTCCTCGACCACGCCTCGCGCGCCGAGGTCATGGCCGAGATCGGCCTCACCGCGCCGGACATCGCCCGCCAGGTGACCGGGCTGGTCGCCAAGCTGGACGGCCTCCCCCACTCTCGGCTGCGCTCGAGCGGGGGGACCCCCACCGAGCGCTCCGCGGCCGACGCCGTCGACTCCGTGGAACCCGCGCGCGACTGA